In Salvelinus namaycush isolate Seneca chromosome 12, SaNama_1.0, whole genome shotgun sequence, the DNA window AATCATTCCACCAGTGATGGGAGGAGATCAGTCTTTTGACGAGGATGAAGACgatgaagaggaagaagaggtacAAACGTCCAAAAAAAGGCCTGCATCAGCACCGGCTCTTAAATCTCAGGTTAGTCCTGACTACTGGCCTTAAAGCCAACACACCGGCTGGAAAATCACTTGTCACAGTGTACATATCTGCTGCGTTACTGTTGCGTTGGCCTCTGTAGTCAAAGATGATATTTGTTGAGCTGATGATCCACTGAAGCATTTTCAACACTGCTTACCAAAAGACTGAGACTAAAGTTGGCCACTTCCATTTCTTAGAATGTTCCCAGTCTTTGCTCTTGCTACACACATCCTCACCGCCATGCCCCTAACCATATCCTTCCCTATCTCCCTTTCACAGAAAAAGATGAAGATGGATGTTGGCGATGAGGATGATGACGATGAGTAAGTCTGACTAAAGCACCTGCTCCTCGCTGAGGTTTTATAAAGAGTTGAGTTGTAACATGTGACTCCTCTTTAGGGATGATGATGACGAGGATGAAGAGAGTGAGGCTGAAGAATCTCCTGTTAAGGTGAGTGAATTTTATTTAAGCCTTTACTCATTCTGCCCTTGAGAAAGTGTAGAAAATGTCACAAGAAACCTTGCTGTTTTTATCAGGCTAAGAAGACTCCGTCCAAACCTCAGACTCCTGCCCACAGTGGAAAGGGCTCTAAAGCCAACACACCAGCCGGAAAACAGGTTAGTCTTCTTGCACATCTTTTGCCCTACTATAACATGGCATCTAGTCGAGGATGATATTTGTTGAGCTGATGATCTACTGACGCATTTTCAACACTGCTTACCAAAAGACTGAGACTAAAGCTGGCCACTTCTGTTTCTGAGAGCATTATTGTATTGATGCGTGTTAGTCATGTTACATGTCTTGTCTAACAATTTGTCTGGTTTTCACAGGCAAAGACACCTGACAGCAAAGGTGGACAGACTCCTAAAAATGGACAGACCCCCAAAGCAACTGCCAAAACTCCCCAGACCCCCAAACCAGGTCTCAATGTCTCTGAGCTCAAGGTCAAGTTGATGGCGACTGTGAAGAAGGTTGGTGTCTGTTGGATTATGAGAAAATTAATGTGTATTATATGATCTGGAAATACACAGGCCTTCTTAGTGATTAGCTGATCTTATCTGATGTGTGCTAACTGTTAACCGAAAGACTAGGGACACTTCTGAATATCTAGACTAATGTCAAGTCTTGCTATTTCAGGGAGGGAAGTTGCCTAAACTCCAGGCCAAGTTTGAGAGCTTTTTGAAGAACTGCTTCAAAGTCACAGAAACCAAGGTATGTTAATGCTGCTCCGGGACATCATGTTTGTCAAGAACACAGGTTAAATTGAATGTTTGGGAAATGAATGACCGCGGTGCTGTCAGGGAATCGTAACACCCCTAAAGAGCAATGAAGACTATTTTGGTTTTGATCAGCAATGAGGAAAAACACCAATACCTCTAAGAAGTTCTGAGCTCTCATCAATGACATGTTTTCTGACAGTTACACAGTTATGATTATGCTTTAATAAATATTTTCCCCCAATCTTTTTCAGACCATAGAGGAACTGTGGAAGTGGAGACAAACTGTTAAAGAGAGCAAATAACTTTTTTCTTTGACTTTTTTAAGTTTGATTACTTCAGCCATCTCAtcaatctccccccccccccccccccccccccctgccagCCTACTCTGCCCTTTCTTGGCCCTTCCCATGTCTGAATCAATGCCTTGTACTCTGTTACTCTAAACTGCTGCAGCATTTCATGTCCAGTGCCCTGCTAGAGTGGAGCTAATAGGACTGAGCCCCATCACCCCTGGCCGTACCAGCATCACTCTCCAAGAGGACGGGAGGGGTGGTACTATTCCAACTTTCATGTGGACGGACCTGGGGAAACCCATTTGGAACTTTGCATTTTGTAAATGTGTAAATTAAATCCTTGCTACTGTGTTGTACGTAGCATTCTGAAGTTTGTGTCAGAACTGTCCCTCTGGCATTTTGGAAGATATCTGTTCATGTTTGTTTCAGTTTGATTTATTTAAATGATGGGTAAAGTGAAATGACAAGT includes these proteins:
- the npm1a gene encoding nucleophosmin 1a, producing MNGLDEEQMGPQTFLYGCELKSGKDVVFNPEEDDFEHQLDLRMLCVDLSTKDELHIVEVEGQDTEGQKVKAVLASLKPSTLPSVCLGGFAITPPAVFRLKAGSGPIHISGQHLVMMGGDQSFDEDEDDEEEEEVQTSKKRPASAPALKSQKKMKMDVGDEDDDDEDDDDEDEESEAEESPVKAKKTPSKPQTPAHSGKGSKANTPAGKQAKTPDSKGGQTPKNGQTPKATAKTPQTPKPGLNVSELKVKLMATVKKGGKLPKLQAKFESFLKNCFKVTETKTIEELWKWRQTVKESK